From Novipirellula artificiosorum, the proteins below share one genomic window:
- a CDS encoding sulfatase-like hydrolase/transferase — MKLLLTATAAAACLTCSVAFTCSVAWPAEKPNIVLLFADDAGYADFGFQGSRQFKTPHLDELAASGVRLNQFYVTASVCGPSRAGLLTGRYQQRFGFIENNVPGIMSPNGRFSGEEMGLPLDLPTMGNHLQSLGYRTAIFGKWHMGEADRFHPTKRGFDEFFGFRGGARSFFAYPTKRMPNLGRRLERGYGDFKEHEGYLTDALADEACDYIERSKDKPFFAYVSFNAVHTPMEPDPKDREEFPSLQGKRRQVAQMTLSLDRACGQIIHKLNQLGLAETTLVVFANDNGGPTDANASSNYPLAGTKATQLEGGIRVPGMIVWPGKLAPGSEYPHPVSTLDLLPTFVKAAGGEPASMDGLDGVDLLPYLTGSLSERPHPTLYWQMDSRGSIRDGDWKMMRFPDRPAYLFNLADDPSEQNNLADTHPELLKSLYEKLFAWELELQRPLFMLRRQEEGWVSTLFDTYRKPPPQND; from the coding sequence ATGAAATTGCTTCTCACGGCAACGGCCGCCGCGGCTTGCTTGACCTGCTCCGTTGCCTTCACCTGCTCGGTGGCATGGCCAGCCGAGAAGCCAAACATCGTACTGCTGTTCGCAGACGATGCGGGGTACGCCGACTTTGGATTCCAAGGCAGCCGCCAATTCAAGACACCTCACTTAGACGAGCTTGCCGCTTCCGGCGTTCGGCTGAACCAATTTTATGTGACCGCTTCCGTTTGTGGCCCGTCGCGGGCGGGCCTCTTAACGGGGCGATACCAACAGCGTTTTGGCTTTATCGAAAACAACGTGCCGGGCATCATGAGTCCCAACGGCCGTTTCAGCGGTGAAGAAATGGGGCTGCCCCTTGATCTGCCTACGATGGGGAACCACCTGCAATCGCTTGGGTATCGCACCGCGATTTTTGGCAAATGGCACATGGGAGAAGCTGACCGATTTCATCCGACCAAGCGTGGCTTTGATGAGTTCTTTGGGTTTCGTGGTGGGGCACGAAGCTTTTTCGCTTACCCAACCAAGCGAATGCCAAATCTCGGTCGACGACTTGAACGAGGCTATGGTGATTTCAAAGAACACGAGGGTTATCTGACCGATGCGTTAGCCGACGAGGCTTGCGACTACATCGAGCGAAGCAAAGACAAGCCGTTTTTCGCCTACGTCTCCTTCAACGCGGTTCATACGCCGATGGAACCCGACCCAAAAGATCGAGAGGAGTTCCCCTCACTTCAAGGAAAACGTCGACAAGTCGCGCAAATGACTCTATCGCTTGACCGAGCCTGCGGCCAGATCATCCACAAACTCAATCAGCTTGGCCTTGCCGAGACCACCTTGGTTGTTTTTGCCAACGACAACGGCGGCCCGACCGATGCAAATGCTTCAAGCAACTATCCGCTCGCCGGAACGAAGGCCACTCAGCTCGAAGGCGGCATTCGTGTTCCAGGAATGATCGTATGGCCTGGGAAACTCGCACCGGGATCCGAGTACCCTCATCCGGTCAGCACACTCGATCTTCTCCCTACCTTTGTGAAGGCAGCTGGAGGTGAACCGGCCAGCATGGATGGACTCGACGGCGTGGACCTCTTACCTTACTTAACAGGAAGCCTCAGCGAACGTCCCCATCCGACGCTTTACTGGCAGATGGACAGTCGCGGCAGCATTCGCGACGGCGATTGGAAGATGATGCGATTTCCCGATCGCCCAGCCTATTTGTTCAACCTTGCCGACGATCCGTCCGAGCAGAACAACCTTGCCGACACCCATCCTGAATTGCTGAAGTCGCTGTACGAGAAACTGTTTGCTTGGGAACTCGAATTGCAGCGTCCACTCTTTATGCTCCGACGCCAAGAAGAAGGCTGGGTGAGTACGCTGTTTGATACCTATCGGAAACCACCGCCCCAAAACGATTGA
- a CDS encoding L-rhamnose/proton symporter RhaT produces MSDILFPLVLVLIASLFQGTFGLGMKYVKPLAWEAWWLVHATVAMVVFPLLWALLVVPDLGAVLAQAPADELVTGAMLGFVWGVGGIMFGVSVGYIGMSLTYGIVMGLCSIAGALIPLFLKFDSVNPASLPFLFAGLLLLAVAVVIVTIAGLQRDRKLAEANVDLEGIKKGKAFRMGLIIASLSGIFSAMLAVGFDNTSEVGRIAEQAGALQRNTALARWVVVLSGAYLMNAGYAVFLLIKNRSFGSFKTPGGLSALKWAVIAGLLWFAALGIYGQGVALMGDIGTMICWPVMLGLSLIVSNIAALLTGEWKGMHGPLKLMSLGVLVIIIATVVMAYASTLKPEETLVQEQMVWVANA; encoded by the coding sequence ATGAGCGACATCCTTTTTCCTTTGGTGCTGGTGCTGATCGCCAGTCTGTTTCAAGGTACCTTTGGGCTGGGCATGAAGTATGTCAAGCCGCTCGCCTGGGAGGCATGGTGGCTGGTTCATGCGACGGTGGCCATGGTGGTTTTTCCGCTCCTCTGGGCGTTGTTGGTGGTGCCGGATCTCGGCGCGGTCCTGGCTCAGGCTCCGGCGGATGAACTTGTCACCGGCGCGATGCTCGGCTTTGTTTGGGGCGTCGGGGGGATCATGTTCGGTGTTTCGGTCGGCTACATCGGCATGTCGCTGACCTATGGAATTGTGATGGGGCTTTGTTCGATTGCCGGTGCGCTGATCCCCTTGTTTTTGAAGTTTGATTCGGTCAATCCCGCGAGTTTGCCCTTTCTATTTGCCGGGTTGCTGTTGTTGGCGGTTGCCGTGGTGATTGTGACGATCGCCGGATTGCAGCGTGACCGAAAGCTCGCCGAAGCGAATGTCGATCTGGAAGGTATCAAGAAAGGCAAGGCCTTTCGCATGGGGCTGATCATTGCCTCGTTGAGTGGAATCTTTTCTGCGATGCTTGCCGTTGGTTTTGACAACACATCGGAAGTGGGCCGGATTGCCGAGCAGGCGGGTGCGCTGCAACGAAACACGGCATTGGCTCGTTGGGTGGTCGTGTTGTCGGGAGCCTATCTCATGAATGCCGGTTATGCCGTTTTTCTATTGATCAAGAACAGGTCGTTTGGTTCCTTTAAGACGCCAGGTGGGTTGAGTGCGCTGAAATGGGCGGTGATTGCGGGGCTGTTGTGGTTTGCAGCACTGGGAATCTATGGGCAAGGTGTCGCGCTGATGGGTGACATTGGGACGATGATTTGTTGGCCTGTGATGTTGGGACTTTCACTGATTGTCAGCAACATCGCCGCACTCTTGACTGGTGAATGGAAGGGGATGCATGGGCCGTTGAAGTTGATGTCGCTTGGCGTGTTGGTGATCATCATTGCGACGGTGGTCATGGCATACGCTTCGACACTGAAACCAGAAGAGACGCTGGTGCAAGAGCAGATGGTTTGGGTCGCTAACGCGTAG
- the eda gene encoding bifunctional 4-hydroxy-2-oxoglutarate aldolase/2-dehydro-3-deoxy-phosphogluconate aldolase, translated as MAFPEELLQRLKQSRVVAGFSVENAEHAVPLTRALLAGGIDAIELTLRTPAAMDALKAVCADVPEMFVGVGTILSPETAEEVKAVGADFGVAPGMNPRVVRAAQQAGLPFAPGIATPSELEAAIELGCRFVKFFPAEASGGIPYLRSMAAPYKHLGIQYFPLGGLDAENMSAYLCEPNVPAIGGSWIVKKEWVDNENWAGITARAAEVIKRLTKDNQ; from the coding sequence ATGGCATTTCCCGAAGAACTCCTGCAGCGGTTGAAGCAATCTCGCGTGGTCGCTGGCTTCTCCGTTGAGAACGCCGAGCATGCGGTGCCGCTGACGCGCGCGTTGTTGGCCGGTGGAATTGACGCGATCGAGTTGACGCTCCGGACTCCCGCAGCGATGGATGCATTGAAGGCGGTTTGTGCGGACGTCCCCGAAATGTTTGTCGGAGTGGGGACGATCCTTTCGCCGGAAACGGCGGAAGAAGTCAAAGCGGTGGGGGCGGATTTTGGCGTTGCTCCTGGAATGAATCCCCGTGTGGTCCGTGCGGCACAGCAAGCGGGGCTGCCCTTTGCGCCGGGCATTGCGACTCCTTCGGAACTCGAGGCAGCAATCGAACTCGGTTGCCGATTCGTCAAGTTTTTCCCGGCGGAAGCCTCGGGGGGGATTCCCTACTTGCGCAGCATGGCAGCGCCCTACAAACATTTGGGCATTCAGTATTTCCCGTTAGGCGGATTGGACGCTGAAAACATGTCGGCGTATCTGTGCGAGCCCAATGTGCCGGCGATCGGCGGGTCATGGATCGTCAAGAAAGAGTGGGTGGATAACGAGAATTGGGCCGGAATCACCGCCCGCGCCGCAGAGGTCATCAAACGCTTAACGAAGGACAATCAATGA
- a CDS encoding sulfatase — protein sequence MKPLSPLVILVAFACCSTATREVRGETSDHPNILFLGIDDLRPELGCYGSEIAVTPNIDALAKQGLLFNRAYCQQAICGPSRASLMTGTRPDTNGITHNYVKIRELNPDILTLPQVFAQHGYDTVNFGKIFHHGDNDEGSWNRRFTAKQTVGRRNANRSSFALPENVAIQQEAREKMFAKYGEVAKYGLAVGPAYECADVPDNTYIDGHNTDLAIMAMQEMVAEGDKPFFLALGFSKPHLNWIAPQRYWDLYDREQIPMATQTSGPREGAAVGLHPSFELRVRSGIPKIGDLDPDLARTLKHAYLACVSYVDAQIGRMIAALEESGERDNTIILLWSDHGFHLGEMGIWCKATNYEIGTRVPMMIWTPSMPAATRGKTTDALVELVDMYPTLCDLAGIEPPAHLEGTSFQPLIVDPSRDWETAAFSQFPSPALREWAAFPLRPAMRETFFGPLLTEVEKRIKKQMGDKWDRELFEDDLMGYAMRTDRYRIVVWKDTKHPEVEPLFVELYDHHVDPMETRNVAAQYPALVAELLKQFRAGWRGNQPPSE from the coding sequence ATGAAGCCTCTTTCTCCGCTGGTGATTCTGGTCGCTTTCGCTTGTTGCAGCACAGCGACTCGCGAGGTTCGTGGCGAAACCTCCGACCACCCAAACATCCTGTTTCTAGGAATCGATGACTTGCGCCCTGAGTTGGGATGCTACGGATCCGAAATTGCGGTGACGCCGAACATCGACGCTTTGGCGAAACAAGGCCTCCTTTTTAATCGCGCCTATTGCCAACAAGCGATTTGTGGGCCATCGCGAGCGAGTCTCATGACCGGGACTCGTCCCGATACCAACGGGATCACTCACAACTATGTCAAGATTCGCGAGTTGAATCCTGACATCCTGACGTTGCCGCAAGTCTTTGCGCAGCATGGATACGACACCGTCAATTTCGGAAAGATCTTCCATCATGGTGACAATGACGAGGGATCCTGGAATCGGAGATTTACGGCGAAACAAACCGTGGGGCGCCGCAACGCAAATCGAAGTAGTTTTGCCCTTCCCGAGAACGTAGCGATCCAGCAGGAAGCTCGCGAGAAGATGTTCGCCAAGTACGGTGAGGTGGCAAAGTATGGCCTCGCGGTAGGGCCAGCTTACGAGTGTGCGGATGTTCCGGATAATACCTACATCGATGGCCATAACACCGATCTCGCAATTATGGCGATGCAAGAGATGGTTGCCGAAGGGGACAAGCCGTTCTTCCTCGCGCTGGGGTTTAGTAAACCCCACCTCAACTGGATCGCACCGCAGCGCTATTGGGATCTTTACGACCGCGAGCAGATTCCCATGGCCACGCAAACGTCAGGGCCACGGGAGGGCGCCGCGGTGGGACTTCATCCATCATTCGAATTGCGCGTCCGTAGCGGTATCCCAAAAATCGGCGACCTCGATCCCGACCTCGCACGCACGCTGAAGCATGCCTATCTGGCTTGTGTCAGCTACGTCGATGCCCAGATTGGCCGGATGATCGCGGCATTGGAGGAATCCGGCGAGCGAGACAACACGATTATCCTGCTGTGGAGCGATCATGGTTTCCACCTTGGCGAAATGGGAATCTGGTGCAAAGCGACCAACTATGAAATCGGCACACGCGTTCCGATGATGATTTGGACACCCAGTATGCCCGCGGCAACGCGTGGAAAGACGACGGACGCCTTGGTCGAACTCGTCGACATGTACCCGACGCTGTGTGATCTGGCGGGAATCGAGCCACCCGCTCATTTAGAAGGGACGAGCTTCCAACCGTTGATCGTGGATCCATCCCGGGATTGGGAGACAGCAGCCTTCAGTCAATTCCCAAGCCCTGCGCTACGAGAGTGGGCTGCGTTTCCGCTTCGCCCAGCGATGCGTGAAACGTTCTTCGGTCCACTACTGACGGAGGTCGAAAAACGCATCAAGAAACAGATGGGAGACAAGTGGGATCGAGAGCTGTTCGAAGACGATCTGATGGGCTACGCGATGCGAACCGACCGCTACCGGATCGTGGTCTGGAAGGACACAAAGCACCCCGAGGTCGAGCCACTGTTCGTTGAACTCTACGACCACCACGTCGACCCAATGGAAACTCGCAACGTGGCAGCTCAGTACCCAGCCTTGGTCGCAGAGCTACTGAAGCAATTTCGCGCGGGATGGAGGGGAAATCAACCTCCGTCGGAGTAA
- a CDS encoding FadR/GntR family transcriptional regulator, whose amino-acid sequence MKRAQSPRNLCAQVVHELGNRILAGDFEPGQPLPQETTLCDQLGVSRTVVREAIKSLSAKGLVQSRAKLGTLVQPARGWNYLDPEVLQWQLQADTSGRQLFHLTEFRRTIEPAAAALAAERASDEELQDIADACDDMRRNADDVDAFLVADLRFHTLILHATGNPFFAPVANAISVALESSLRVTNRQPADNRTSVPVHQKVMKAIVARKPNAAQAAMRALLNDAASRIDRASKKT is encoded by the coding sequence TTGAAACGAGCCCAATCTCCTCGAAATCTCTGCGCCCAAGTGGTTCACGAACTGGGCAACCGAATTCTTGCCGGCGATTTTGAGCCGGGCCAGCCCCTCCCTCAGGAAACAACCCTGTGCGATCAATTAGGGGTCAGCCGGACCGTCGTCCGCGAGGCGATCAAGTCACTCTCCGCAAAGGGACTCGTGCAATCACGCGCCAAACTGGGGACCCTCGTGCAACCCGCACGAGGCTGGAACTACCTCGATCCCGAAGTGCTTCAATGGCAGTTGCAAGCAGACACCAGTGGACGCCAACTCTTTCACTTGACCGAATTTCGACGAACGATCGAACCCGCCGCCGCCGCTCTCGCAGCGGAACGCGCTAGCGACGAAGAACTGCAGGACATTGCGGATGCATGCGATGACATGCGACGCAATGCGGACGACGTCGATGCCTTCCTGGTAGCCGATCTCCGCTTTCACACGTTGATCCTACACGCCACCGGCAACCCGTTCTTTGCACCCGTGGCCAACGCAATCAGTGTTGCGCTCGAATCGAGTCTGCGCGTGACGAATCGCCAACCTGCTGACAACCGCACGTCGGTCCCTGTGCACCAAAAAGTGATGAAAGCGATTGTGGCACGCAAACCGAACGCAGCCCAAGCAGCCATGCGTGCGTTGCTGAACGACGCAGCGAGTCGAATCGATCGTGCCTCAAAGAAAACGTAA
- a CDS encoding sugar kinase, with translation MSKPIVTFGEIMGRLAAPGNLRLRQTRGLEVTYAGAEASVAASICNFGGKARYVTALPKHALAEATMDSVRAMGIDTTHVLRTDEGRLGLYFLETGANQRPSNVIYDRADSAVAITPADRYDWDAVFDDAQWLHLSGITPALSRNAAHATLVAAQKAKAAGCSVSIDLNFRGKLWKWDSSRSTRQLARETMQTILPSIDVVIANEEDCHDVLGIRAGNTHVHSGKLDTSRYPEVARQVVTQFPNVSKVAITLRESLSASHNNWGAMLYDAASDQPAFAPLDSDGNYRAYEIKNIVDRVGGGDAFAGGLLFALTTPELSDSQMAVNYAVAASCLKHSIQGDFNYSTRSEVEALMGGSASGRVVR, from the coding sequence ATGAGCAAGCCGATCGTCACGTTTGGAGAAATCATGGGCCGATTGGCGGCACCTGGGAATCTTCGCCTTCGTCAGACCCGCGGCTTGGAAGTCACGTATGCCGGGGCGGAAGCGAGTGTTGCAGCGTCGATTTGCAACTTCGGTGGGAAGGCTCGGTATGTCACGGCGCTACCGAAACATGCCTTGGCGGAAGCGACCATGGATTCCGTTCGCGCGATGGGAATCGATACCACGCATGTGCTGCGCACGGATGAGGGACGGCTGGGGCTTTATTTCTTGGAAACCGGTGCCAACCAGCGCCCCAGTAACGTGATTTACGACCGTGCGGACTCGGCGGTGGCGATCACGCCCGCGGATCGCTACGACTGGGATGCGGTTTTCGATGATGCCCAGTGGTTGCATCTGAGCGGAATCACGCCTGCATTGTCAAGGAACGCTGCTCACGCCACCTTGGTCGCTGCACAAAAAGCGAAGGCGGCTGGCTGTTCGGTTTCCATCGATTTGAATTTTCGTGGGAAATTATGGAAGTGGGATTCGTCCCGATCCACTCGTCAATTGGCTCGAGAAACGATGCAAACCATTTTGCCCTCCATCGATGTCGTGATTGCCAACGAAGAAGATTGCCATGATGTGCTTGGCATTCGAGCTGGCAACACCCACGTGCACAGTGGCAAACTCGATACGTCCCGCTATCCGGAGGTTGCGCGTCAGGTCGTGACTCAATTCCCGAATGTCAGCAAGGTGGCCATCACTCTGCGCGAGAGTCTTTCAGCATCCCACAATAATTGGGGGGCCATGCTCTACGACGCCGCATCCGATCAGCCAGCTTTCGCGCCACTCGACTCGGACGGGAATTACCGAGCCTACGAAATCAAGAACATCGTCGACCGAGTTGGCGGGGGCGATGCATTTGCGGGGGGGCTTCTGTTTGCTTTGACCACGCCGGAACTCAGTGATTCGCAGATGGCAGTCAACTATGCTGTCGCAGCCTCGTGCTTGAAGCATTCGATTCAAGGTGATTTTAACTACTCGACTCGAAGTGAAGTGGAAGCCCTGATGGGTGGATCCGCTTCCGGACGTGTCGTTCGATAG
- a CDS encoding vitamin K epoxide reductase family protein, with protein MAPSSLFGDLKPWPRPRVTLLLTICIAIASGASAYLSWSALTSSPIAGCGNGEWFDCGHVTSSQWSLWLGVPVSVLALGLYVTLTLGLVAGASGRFNSKVRQMGWAIVTTAALAAGITAVWFIALQLFVLEHICVYCMIAHACGLVIAVTMLVASPFQAKTMVTMSGLGFVGFAVLAVGQLFTEPPETFRIERFDSPAVPETELFEFDPPATDDEGLFEAPMIGMSIGKVTRWMAAWPGLMTSGVLVLQEGGEEKPEQRVAAVHGGTIRLAVAQWPHSGPEDAKYVFVELFDYCCSHCRHTHKAISGAKEALSGQLAVICLPVPLNSACNPTVRVTNATYNESCQLSTLAVAVWRVDSDRFSDFHNWMFEGDEIPSFAAAKAKAETIVDAEKLKTELASGVPDKYIAKHIEIYRRVGEGTIPKLMFPQTSVVGEFSSVEGLVDLIRRESK; from the coding sequence ATGGCCCCTTCTTCACTGTTTGGCGATTTGAAGCCTTGGCCACGCCCCCGCGTGACGCTGCTGCTTACGATCTGTATCGCCATTGCGTCGGGCGCGAGTGCCTATCTGTCCTGGAGCGCTTTGACTTCGTCACCGATCGCCGGTTGCGGCAATGGCGAGTGGTTTGACTGTGGACATGTTACCAGTAGCCAGTGGTCACTGTGGCTCGGTGTCCCAGTGAGCGTATTAGCACTGGGGTTGTATGTGACACTAACGCTCGGTTTGGTCGCCGGCGCCAGCGGTCGATTCAATTCAAAGGTTCGCCAAATGGGATGGGCCATCGTCACGACCGCCGCGCTCGCGGCGGGGATCACGGCGGTTTGGTTTATCGCACTCCAGCTTTTCGTACTCGAACACATCTGTGTCTACTGCATGATCGCTCATGCGTGCGGCCTTGTCATCGCCGTGACCATGCTGGTGGCTAGTCCGTTTCAAGCCAAAACGATGGTGACAATGTCGGGGCTTGGTTTCGTTGGATTTGCGGTCTTGGCTGTTGGCCAGCTGTTTACCGAGCCGCCCGAAACATTTCGGATCGAACGTTTTGATAGTCCCGCTGTTCCCGAAACGGAGCTGTTTGAGTTCGATCCACCAGCGACCGACGACGAGGGCTTGTTTGAAGCGCCGATGATAGGCATGAGCATTGGTAAAGTAACGCGGTGGATGGCCGCTTGGCCGGGGCTGATGACCAGCGGCGTTTTGGTGCTGCAGGAGGGTGGCGAAGAGAAACCGGAGCAACGCGTCGCAGCGGTTCATGGCGGGACCATCCGGTTGGCGGTGGCACAGTGGCCGCATAGCGGTCCCGAAGATGCCAAGTATGTCTTTGTGGAGCTATTTGACTACTGTTGCTCGCATTGTCGCCACACTCATAAGGCCATTTCCGGGGCCAAAGAAGCATTGTCGGGTCAATTGGCGGTCATCTGCCTTCCGGTACCTCTGAACTCGGCATGCAATCCTACCGTGCGGGTCACGAACGCAACGTATAACGAATCGTGCCAATTGTCGACATTGGCCGTTGCCGTTTGGCGAGTCGACAGCGATCGCTTTTCGGATTTCCACAACTGGATGTTCGAAGGCGACGAGATTCCGAGTTTTGCAGCAGCGAAGGCGAAAGCGGAAACCATCGTGGATGCGGAAAAGCTGAAAACAGAATTAGCCTCGGGAGTCCCTGACAAGTACATCGCCAAACACATTGAGATTTACCGGCGAGTCGGCGAGGGGACGATTCCCAAACTGATGTTCCCGCAAACGAGCGTTGTCGGCGAATTCTCATCGGTGGAGGGATTGGTCGACCTGATTCGGCGAGAATCGAAGTAG
- a CDS encoding mandelate racemase/muconate lactonizing enzyme family protein, producing MKIKCIRTHHLRDHLETPFGFSQWFYDTRNTLWVEIVAEDGTTGWGECYGPSEVYQAAITSFYAPRLMGQDALATDVLWHTMWRASLDFARGGIMMGAMSGIDMALWDLRGKTLGVSVSDLMGGRYVDQVPCYATGMYFKEMSEADLILSIVEEATCYEQQGFQALKIKVGKNLAFDIRQVEAMRKALPNMTMMADSNHAYDLPEAIQIGRVLSEHGFGWFEEPLSPEFENQFRQLQDKVDIPIATGECEQTRYGFQRLLSTGGVQIAQPDLAYCGGISEALKIRSLASSMGINVVPHCWGTMLNLAAATHFLASGYREPGRKEVAPSLLEYDRTPNALRDELFDVPVRVENGVAQVPTGPGLGVTVKEDAMKSFEVRETEVKA from the coding sequence TTGAAAATCAAGTGTATCCGGACCCATCATTTGCGAGACCATTTGGAAACGCCGTTCGGTTTTTCCCAGTGGTTCTACGACACCCGCAACACGTTGTGGGTGGAGATCGTCGCCGAAGACGGTACGACCGGGTGGGGTGAGTGCTATGGCCCATCGGAAGTCTACCAAGCTGCGATCACCAGTTTCTACGCACCGCGGTTGATGGGGCAAGACGCACTCGCGACCGATGTGTTGTGGCACACGATGTGGCGAGCCAGTCTCGATTTTGCACGCGGTGGCATCATGATGGGCGCGATGTCAGGAATCGACATGGCGCTCTGGGATCTGCGCGGCAAGACGCTCGGTGTGTCGGTCTCGGATTTGATGGGCGGTCGCTACGTCGACCAAGTTCCTTGTTACGCGACCGGTATGTATTTCAAAGAGATGTCCGAAGCGGATCTGATCTTGTCGATCGTCGAGGAGGCGACTTGCTATGAGCAGCAGGGATTTCAGGCGCTAAAGATCAAGGTCGGCAAGAACCTGGCATTTGACATTCGCCAAGTGGAAGCGATGCGTAAGGCGTTGCCAAACATGACGATGATGGCCGACTCGAATCATGCTTACGACTTGCCCGAAGCGATTCAGATCGGACGGGTGTTGAGTGAACACGGTTTTGGGTGGTTCGAAGAGCCGCTGTCGCCCGAGTTCGAGAACCAATTTCGACAATTGCAAGATAAAGTCGATATCCCCATTGCAACCGGCGAGTGCGAGCAGACGCGATACGGCTTTCAGCGGCTGTTGTCCACCGGCGGTGTTCAAATTGCGCAGCCTGATTTGGCCTATTGTGGTGGCATCTCCGAGGCGTTGAAAATCCGCAGCCTGGCGTCTTCGATGGGGATCAACGTGGTGCCGCACTGCTGGGGGACGATGTTGAACCTCGCTGCGGCAACTCACTTTTTGGCTTCGGGGTATCGTGAGCCGGGCCGTAAGGAAGTTGCCCCATCCCTGTTAGAATATGACCGTACCCCCAATGCACTGCGTGACGAGTTGTTTGACGTTCCTGTCAGGGTTGAGAACGGAGTGGCGCAAGTGCCAACCGGCCCGGGACTTGGCGTGACGGTGAAGGAGGATGCGATGAAGTCTTTTGAAGTGCGGGAAACCGAAGTCAAGGCGTAG
- a CDS encoding aldehyde dehydrogenase family protein: protein MMTKKPFSMLINGKPITTGKTFPVTNPATEEVIGEAPEVDAANIQLALTSARVAFKTWSRMPLSQRQPLILGYAKRLEQHRDEILDLLIAETGKPLDNAEYDFGMLITCLRFFCEEAARIDQPVIPDPDGRFLHYIQRQPLGVVVGYLAWNFPLLNLGYKLGPVLASGCTAIIKPSQLTPLATLRCAELLVESGVPDGVVNVISGTDYDVTGPLLESDIPSMFTMIGSTRAGVGAMRSSCTNVKHFSVELGGNAPVVVYDDADIQAAATSVVDLKFANTGQVCVSPNRCFVHESVYESFIEAAKQHASGITLGAGRGEGRRMGPMLTAKDRGRVLELVELAEQQGASIVCGGKIPSQPATGFYLEPTILRDVRPDMRLTCDEIFGPVLPVIRFTDEDDVIAMANDTEYGLAAYVYTTNLSRGLRAAADIEAGSVCVNEVHYAVQLPHGGVKQSGVGNDCSRYSLQEYLTLKRVSVLISP, encoded by the coding sequence ATGATGACAAAAAAACCTTTCTCGATGCTCATTAACGGAAAACCGATCACGACGGGGAAAACATTTCCCGTCACCAATCCGGCGACCGAAGAGGTCATCGGCGAGGCGCCCGAAGTGGATGCGGCAAACATCCAACTGGCTCTCACGTCCGCTCGGGTTGCTTTTAAGACATGGTCGCGGATGCCGTTGTCTCAGCGACAGCCACTTATCTTGGGCTATGCGAAGCGACTCGAGCAACATCGGGACGAGATCCTTGATCTTTTGATTGCCGAAACGGGCAAGCCACTCGACAATGCGGAGTATGACTTCGGCATGCTGATCACCTGCCTTCGCTTTTTCTGCGAAGAAGCGGCTCGCATTGATCAACCCGTGATCCCTGATCCCGATGGGCGTTTCCTGCACTACATTCAACGTCAACCACTCGGCGTGGTCGTCGGTTACTTGGCGTGGAACTTTCCGCTGCTGAACCTCGGTTACAAATTGGGGCCCGTACTGGCGTCAGGTTGTACGGCGATTATCAAACCATCGCAGTTGACACCCCTTGCGACCCTGCGGTGTGCCGAATTGCTGGTCGAGTCGGGTGTACCCGATGGCGTCGTGAACGTCATCAGTGGCACGGACTATGATGTGACCGGGCCGCTGTTGGAAAGCGATATCCCATCGATGTTTACCATGATCGGCTCCACGCGTGCTGGCGTCGGCGCGATGAGATCATCCTGCACCAACGTGAAGCACTTCTCCGTGGAACTTGGCGGCAACGCCCCGGTGGTCGTCTATGATGATGCCGACATTCAGGCCGCGGCGACGAGTGTGGTGGACTTGAAGTTTGCCAACACAGGTCAGGTTTGCGTTTCGCCCAACCGCTGTTTCGTCCACGAATCGGTCTACGAGTCCTTTATCGAGGCCGCAAAGCAACATGCATCGGGGATCACGCTTGGGGCAGGGCGCGGCGAAGGTCGTAGGATGGGCCCGATGTTGACCGCAAAGGACCGCGGTCGCGTGCTCGAATTGGTGGAGTTGGCCGAGCAACAAGGCGCCTCGATCGTGTGCGGCGGGAAAATTCCGTCGCAACCCGCTACGGGTTTCTACTTGGAGCCAACGATTCTGCGAGATGTTCGGCCGGACATGCGACTCACGTGCGACGAGATCTTTGGCCCTGTGCTGCCGGTGATTCGGTTTACCGACGAGGATGACGTGATCGCGATGGCGAACGATACCGAATATGGATTAGCGGCTTACGTCTATACAACGAATCTGTCACGCGGCCTGCGTGCGGCGGCCGACATCGAAGCGGGAAGTGTTTGTGTGAACGAAGTGCACTATGCCGTGCAATTGCCTCACGGTGGCGTTAAGCAGAGTGGTGTCGGTAATGATTGCTCTCGCTACAGTTTGCAGGAATACTTGACGCTCAAGCGTGTTTCGGTATTGATTTCCCCCTAA